Part of the Blastocatellia bacterium genome is shown below.
GTACGGTAATGTACAAATTCGTTTTTTTGATTTTCCATGGTTGCCCCTTATTTTTTGTTAAAGTTAAAAGTAAGTTTACTTAACCGTCCATAGCTTTAGATCGCTTTAATGGATCTATTTTTAAGCACGATCACTTGATTTTTCGATCAAAATGGATCAGATCGACTAGTCAACTATCTTAGCTGATCTTAGATCAACTCGATCACTCGATCAGTTGATCTCAAAATGATCGAGTATGATCACTTTAAGATCGTTAAACTAAGCATCGAACGGGCAACGAGAGGATAAACTAACTAGTAGATCTAACTAGCTCGACTAGTTGAGTTAATTCTTCAAGTTTTTCTTGAAGTTGTTTTTGATGTTCTTCTGAAAGTTGAGATAATTTTAATTCTTTTAATTCTTTTGCTGTTTGACGAGTTAAAACCTGTAAATGTTCCGTAGCTGTTACTTTATTTTTATCAACTGTTGTTAATTTGTTTTTTTCTGCTTCAATTAAACGTCTAATAGCTATTAATGATAAAGACTCTGTAATAGCTTGATTAAGAATAGTTTTTCTTAATGCTAGGGCTTGGCTTTCAGAACATTTTAAGGTTTCGCTAGTTAAACGACCTATAGCACGCGCTTTTGTATACTCAATTTTGCCATTTCGTAGAGCAGTTAAAACATCTGCCGGAAGTCGTCTTAAAGGTAATCGATGCTGAATAAAGGATAGCCAGTTAGTACGACCTATAGCAGAAAAAACAGATTCAACAATTGGGGTCAAGTTAATAACAACGTTGTTATTAACTTTGCTTCGTCCATTTTCTTGAGCTTCTTTTTGAGCCGTTCTATTGTTATTCATTGCAAACAGTAGCCTTAAGACATCGCCAAAGGGGTCTGTATCATTAGGACGAACAAAAGCAGCAAACTCAATTTCATCTCGTAGTTTCAGTTTAAGTAGGGCTAAATAGCCTTCAGTTTCTTCAACAGGGTTTAGATCTTCACGTTGCAAGTTTTCAACTAAAGCAAGTTGAAGAGATTCTTCATCTGAAAGGGTGCGAATAATGGCAGGAATTTCCGTTAAAGCGGCGAGTTTTGCAGCTTGCCAGCGACGTTCTCCAGCAACAATTTGATAAGGAGCTTCACCTGACGTTAACTCTCTTACAATAATAGGCTGAAGTATCCCACTTTGACGAATAGACTCAACCAATGCAGTCAAAGCGGCTGGTTCTAAACGTCGGCGCGGCTGATTTGGGTTAGGAATAATTTTATTTAATGCTATTTTT
Proteins encoded:
- a CDS encoding ParB/RepB/Spo0J family partition protein, coding for MAKKRLGIDALFASTIVPDADAVAVRKIALNKIIPNPNQPRRRLEPAALTALVESIRQSGILQPIIVRELTSGEAPYQIVAGERRWQAAKLAALTEIPAIIRTLSDEESLQLALVENLQREDLNPVEETEGYLALLKLKLRDEIEFAAFVRPNDTDPFGDVLRLLFAMNNNRTAQKEAQENGRSKVNNNVVINLTPIVESVFSAIGRTNWLSFIQHRLPLRRLPADVLTALRNGKIEYTKARAIGRLTSETLKCSESQALALRKTILNQAITESLSLIAIRRLIEAEKNKLTTVDKNKVTATEHLQVLTRQTAKELKELKLSQLSEEHQKQLQEKLEELTQLVELVRSTS